A genomic window from Halorubrum trapanicum includes:
- a CDS encoding DUF5786 family protein: MGFGSYDESEQKDQDVDTDEDDAVNVHENDHDGDVSIEGDADTDDLVGRLSEMRDDDEE, translated from the coding sequence ATGGGATTCGGATCGTACGACGAGAGCGAACAGAAGGACCAGGACGTCGACACCGACGAGGACGACGCGGTGAACGTCCACGAGAACGACCACGACGGCGACGTCTCCATCGAGGGCGACGCCGACACCGACGACCTCGTCGGCCGCCTCTCCGAGATGCGCGACGACGACGAGGAGTAG
- a CDS encoding translation initiation factor IF-2 subunit beta, which translates to MDYESSLDRAMDEVPDLGGSDERLSVPDPEWQKDGAFTRLTNLSAIADALSREPEHVHSKIQQELGTAGQYEDGRARYSGNFRERDFQAAIDSYIESFVTCSECGLPDTRLETENRTPMLRCEACGAFRPVAKQNTSDTQRQEDAVESGNTYELEIVGTGRKGDGVAERGEYTIFVPGAQEGETVTAYIKNVSGNLAFARRES; encoded by the coding sequence ATGGATTACGAATCGAGCCTCGACCGCGCGATGGATGAGGTACCGGACCTCGGCGGCTCCGACGAGCGACTGTCGGTTCCCGATCCGGAATGGCAGAAGGACGGCGCGTTCACCCGCCTGACGAACCTCTCCGCGATCGCCGACGCCCTGAGCCGCGAGCCAGAACACGTCCACTCGAAGATCCAGCAGGAGCTGGGGACCGCGGGCCAGTACGAGGACGGCCGCGCGCGCTACAGCGGGAACTTCCGCGAGCGCGACTTCCAGGCCGCGATCGACTCGTACATCGAGTCGTTCGTCACCTGCTCCGAGTGCGGCCTCCCGGACACACGACTGGAGACCGAGAACCGGACGCCGATGCTCCGCTGTGAGGCCTGCGGGGCGTTCCGCCCGGTGGCGAAGCAGAACACTTCCGACACCCAGCGGCAGGAGGACGCCGTCGAGTCGGGCAACACGTACGAGCTCGAAATCGTCGGCACCGGCCGCAAGGGCGACGGCGTCGCCGAGCGCGGCGAGTACACCATCTTCGTCCCCGGCGCGCAGGAGGGCGAGACCGTGACCGCCTACATCAAGAACGTCTCCGGCAACCTCGCGTTCGCCCGCCGCGAGAGCTGA
- a CDS encoding prephenate dehydrogenase: MDLLVVGAGEIGRWVADTVSADAAPVDASVAFADRDPSVAADAAASRDARTVDADGDSTHDAVCLAVPMSAVPAAVEAYAPRAEEAIVDVSGEMTDAVAAMREHAPGLERASYHPLFAPPRVPGNVAVVVDEGGPAVEGLTASIEAGGNDAFETTAAEHDEAMETVQAGAHAAVLAWRLAAEPVREEFHTPVSAALEEVADTVTEGSPGVYAEIQRAFDGAEDVADAAAAIAEADDEAFADLYERARGDREGRDRLE; this comes from the coding sequence ATGGACCTCCTCGTCGTCGGCGCGGGCGAGATCGGGCGCTGGGTCGCCGACACCGTCTCGGCCGACGCCGCGCCGGTCGACGCGAGCGTCGCGTTCGCCGACCGCGACCCGTCCGTGGCAGCCGACGCCGCGGCGAGTCGCGACGCGCGGACGGTCGACGCGGACGGCGATTCGACCCACGACGCGGTCTGCCTCGCGGTGCCGATGTCGGCGGTGCCCGCGGCCGTCGAGGCGTACGCGCCCCGCGCGGAGGAGGCGATCGTCGACGTCTCCGGCGAGATGACCGACGCGGTCGCGGCGATGCGCGAGCACGCTCCCGGCCTCGAACGCGCGAGCTACCACCCGCTGTTCGCGCCGCCGCGGGTCCCGGGGAACGTCGCGGTCGTCGTCGACGAGGGCGGGCCGGCCGTCGAGGGGCTCACCGCGTCGATCGAGGCCGGCGGCAACGACGCCTTCGAGACGACCGCCGCCGAACACGACGAGGCGATGGAGACGGTCCAGGCCGGGGCCCACGCCGCGGTGCTGGCGTGGCGGCTCGCGGCGGAGCCGGTCCGCGAGGAGTTCCACACCCCCGTGTCGGCCGCGCTGGAGGAGGTCGCCGACACCGTCACCGAGGGGTCGCCCGGGGTGTACGCCGAGATCCAGCGGGCGTTCGACGGCGCCGAGGACGTGGCCGACGCCGCGGCGGCGATCGCCGAGGCGGACGACGAAGCGTTCGCCGACCTGTACGAGCGCGCCCGCGGCGACCGCGAGGGGCGGGACCGGCTGGAGTGA
- a CDS encoding ribonuclease H-like domain-containing protein — MRIENSFIPVEGVGETTERRLWERGVTRWEEFDPAVDVAGVGATTADRIESFIAEALARLDDGDAAYFDREFPSGERWRLYENFREETCFFDIETTGLDERRDRVTTVSFHQGGETTTLVADEDLTARRLREQFADASLLATFNGARFDVPFLETSFDVEIDTPHLDLMYPAKRIGLSGGLKPIEKRLGIDRDRPDISGRDAVRLWREYERGDEAALETLVSYNREDTVNLRALADEVCARLDDEVFVAPDGDGD; from the coding sequence ATGCGCATCGAGAACAGCTTCATCCCCGTCGAGGGGGTGGGCGAGACGACCGAACGGCGCCTCTGGGAGCGAGGGGTCACGAGGTGGGAGGAGTTTGACCCCGCGGTCGACGTCGCGGGCGTGGGGGCGACGACCGCCGATCGGATCGAGTCGTTCATCGCGGAGGCGCTCGCGCGACTCGACGACGGCGATGCCGCCTACTTCGACCGGGAGTTTCCCTCGGGGGAGCGCTGGCGGCTCTACGAGAACTTCCGCGAGGAGACCTGCTTCTTCGACATCGAGACCACCGGCCTCGACGAGCGGCGCGACCGGGTGACGACCGTCAGCTTCCACCAGGGCGGCGAGACGACGACGCTCGTCGCCGACGAGGACCTCACCGCGCGGCGCCTCCGTGAGCAGTTCGCCGACGCGAGCCTGCTCGCGACGTTCAACGGCGCGCGCTTCGACGTCCCCTTCTTAGAGACCTCCTTCGACGTCGAGATCGACACCCCCCACCTCGACCTGATGTACCCCGCGAAGCGGATCGGGCTCTCGGGCGGGCTGAAACCGATCGAGAAACGGCTCGGCATCGACCGCGACCGCCCGGACATCTCCGGGCGCGACGCGGTCCGTCTCTGGCGCGAGTACGAGCGCGGCGACGAGGCGGCGCTGGAGACGCTCGTCTCGTACAACCGCGAGGACACCGTGAACCTCCGGGCGCTCGCCGACGAGGTCTGCGCACGGCTCGACGACGAGGTGTTCGTCGCTCCCGACGGAGACGGCGACTGA
- a CDS encoding MFS transporter, protein MSDADPSVEADDSGRVDASVDGDPSAAAEADAGERRRLGAVVLAVLISQVLLYPGVPDLVVALGAPAGIDAGMWFLVAEFGAFVTFAVVWGALSDALGRRVPLIVVGALGGATSYVALASLPGLGLGFEAALLVRVVGGALTIGAFSLSITLLMDLRGGNGRNMGAAGLAIGLGAAVGSVVGGTLADLGALYPVYAGAVVLAAAGLLAATVDDRAVTSATVSGVDAEATETDEVGFRDVLARARTTPGLLVPLAFGFVDRLTAGFFALVGVYYFQDPATFGLSSAGAGATLALFFVPFALLQSPFGALSDRIGRFLPVVAGSLAYGVVTIGVGVAPAYPIAAGLMVLVGACGALMAPATMALVTDLVEPEVRGAAMGLFNVFGSLGFLTGFLIGGGATDAFGYTPAFLAVGGLELAIAIALLPAVRSISPGAGVVGRLGAEG, encoded by the coding sequence ATGAGCGACGCCGATCCCTCCGTCGAAGCCGACGACTCCGGCCGCGTCGACGCCTCGGTCGACGGCGACCCGTCCGCCGCGGCCGAGGCCGACGCCGGCGAACGCCGTCGCCTCGGCGCGGTCGTCCTCGCGGTGCTGATCTCGCAGGTCCTCCTCTACCCCGGCGTGCCGGACCTCGTCGTCGCGCTCGGCGCCCCCGCCGGCATCGACGCCGGAATGTGGTTCCTCGTGGCGGAGTTCGGTGCGTTCGTGACGTTCGCGGTCGTCTGGGGCGCGCTCTCGGACGCGCTCGGGCGTCGGGTCCCGCTGATCGTCGTCGGTGCGCTCGGGGGCGCGACGTCGTACGTCGCGCTCGCGTCGCTACCGGGACTCGGACTTGGCTTCGAGGCCGCACTCCTCGTCAGGGTGGTCGGGGGCGCGCTCACCATCGGCGCGTTCTCGCTGTCGATCACCCTCCTCATGGACCTCCGCGGCGGCAACGGCCGCAACATGGGAGCCGCGGGACTCGCGATCGGGCTCGGGGCCGCGGTGGGCTCGGTCGTCGGCGGGACGCTCGCCGATCTGGGCGCGCTGTACCCGGTGTACGCCGGCGCGGTCGTGCTGGCCGCGGCGGGCCTGCTCGCGGCGACGGTCGACGACCGGGCGGTGACGTCGGCGACGGTATCGGGAGTCGACGCCGAAGCGACCGAGACCGACGAGGTCGGCTTCCGCGACGTGCTCGCCCGCGCGCGGACGACGCCCGGACTTCTCGTGCCCCTGGCGTTCGGCTTCGTCGACCGGCTGACTGCGGGCTTTTTCGCCTTGGTCGGCGTCTACTACTTTCAGGACCCGGCGACGTTCGGGCTCTCGTCGGCCGGCGCGGGCGCGACGCTCGCCCTCTTTTTCGTCCCGTTCGCGCTGCTTCAGTCGCCGTTCGGAGCGCTCTCGGACCGGATCGGGCGCTTCCTCCCCGTGGTAGCCGGCTCGCTCGCGTACGGCGTCGTCACGATCGGCGTCGGCGTCGCGCCGGCGTACCCGATCGCCGCGGGGCTGATGGTCCTCGTCGGCGCCTGCGGCGCGCTGATGGCGCCCGCGACGATGGCGCTCGTCACCGACCTCGTCGAGCCGGAGGTCCGCGGCGCGGCGATGGGGCTGTTCAACGTGTTCGGCTCGCTCGGCTTCCTCACCGGCTTCCTCATCGGCGGGGGCGCCACCGACGCGTTCGGCTACACGCCCGCGTTCCTCGCGGTCGGCGGGCTGGAGCTCGCCATCGCTATCGCGCTACTCCCGGCGGTCCGGTCGATATCGCCCGGCGCGGGCGTCGTCGGCCGGCTCGGGGCCGAAGGGTAG
- a CDS encoding small ribosomal subunit Rsm22 family protein, with translation MIDRTAVRNNANYLRNVRPIDPEEIAEYIEGSPHPAVVRETLREEAFDLRLREREDGTFVPVEETPIDPPGWAPEALPEAYAFAVEDLLVREYGANWHRGESGDALRERVRRLKTDYLYENEVEYDRVAALGYAVYHLPAYYATVGYVLDDLTENGLLDRTLRVLDVGAGVGGPALGLHDYLPDDAVVDYHAVEPSAATEVLDRMLEETGRNFRTTVHETTAEAFLGLEGGGEGGDAGGADPATDDPFDLVLFGNVLSELADPVAVADAALDALAPDGSFVAFAPADRNTAIGLRRVERELVASGGDPGRDAEIYSPALRLWPDAVPSDRGWSFDVAPDLAVPPFQRRLDEATARGETDEPGEFVNVDVQFAYSILRRDGKRRVDVEASAERCARMAESERHVTDRVNLLAVKLSHDLSEGDNALYRVGDGSQATDHYLVCTRETALNRDLREAGYGSVVFVENGLVLWNEDEGAYNVVVDDETVVDLVAP, from the coding sequence ATGATCGACAGAACAGCGGTCCGGAACAACGCGAACTACCTGCGCAACGTCAGACCGATCGACCCCGAGGAGATCGCCGAGTACATCGAGGGGAGCCCGCACCCGGCGGTCGTCCGCGAGACGCTCCGCGAGGAGGCGTTCGACCTCCGGCTTCGCGAGCGGGAGGACGGGACCTTCGTTCCGGTCGAGGAGACCCCAATCGACCCGCCGGGCTGGGCGCCCGAGGCGCTCCCGGAGGCGTACGCGTTCGCGGTCGAGGACCTGCTGGTCCGCGAGTACGGCGCGAACTGGCACCGCGGGGAGTCCGGCGACGCGCTCCGCGAGCGCGTCCGCCGGCTGAAGACCGACTACCTCTACGAGAACGAGGTCGAGTACGACCGCGTCGCGGCGCTCGGCTACGCGGTATACCACCTGCCGGCGTACTACGCGACGGTCGGCTACGTCCTCGACGACCTGACCGAGAACGGGCTGCTCGACCGAACGCTCCGCGTCCTCGACGTGGGCGCGGGCGTCGGGGGGCCCGCGCTCGGGCTCCACGACTACCTCCCCGACGACGCCGTCGTCGACTACCACGCCGTCGAGCCGAGCGCGGCCACCGAGGTCCTCGACCGAATGTTAGAGGAGACCGGCCGCAACTTCCGGACGACGGTCCACGAGACGACCGCCGAGGCGTTCCTCGGGCTCGAAGGGGGCGGCGAGGGCGGCGACGCCGGGGGGGCGGATCCCGCGACGGACGACCCCTTCGACCTCGTTCTCTTCGGCAACGTCCTCTCGGAGCTGGCCGACCCGGTCGCGGTCGCGGACGCCGCGCTCGACGCGCTCGCGCCCGACGGGAGCTTCGTCGCGTTCGCGCCCGCGGACCGGAACACCGCGATCGGACTCCGTCGGGTCGAGCGCGAGCTCGTCGCGTCCGGCGGCGACCCGGGGCGCGACGCCGAGATCTACTCGCCGGCGCTGCGGCTGTGGCCCGACGCCGTGCCGAGCGACCGCGGCTGGTCGTTCGACGTCGCGCCCGACCTCGCGGTCCCGCCGTTCCAGCGCCGGCTCGACGAGGCGACGGCGCGGGGCGAGACCGACGAGCCGGGCGAGTTCGTCAACGTCGACGTCCAGTTCGCCTACTCGATCCTCCGCCGCGACGGCAAGCGCCGGGTCGACGTCGAGGCGAGCGCGGAGCGGTGTGCGCGCATGGCCGAGTCGGAGCGCCACGTCACCGACCGGGTGAACCTGCTCGCGGTGAAGCTGAGCCACGACTTGAGCGAGGGGGACAACGCCCTCTACCGCGTCGGCGACGGCTCGCAGGCGACCGACCACTACCTCGTCTGTACCCGCGAGACGGCGCTGAACCGCGACCTCCGAGAGGCCGGCTACGGGTCGGTCGTCTTCGTGGAGAACGGGCTCGTCCTCTGGAACGAGGACGAGGGGGCGTACAACGTCGTCGTCGACGACGAGACGGTCGTCGACCTGGTCGCGCCCTGA
- a CDS encoding SOS response-associated peptidase codes for MCGRYTLFTPTADLEARFGADFGDHEPSYNCAPGQSLPVIAEEDPSEATRMEWGLTPSWADESFDLINARAETVREKRSFADAFERRRCLVPADGFYEWVDGERGSGKTPYRVAFEDDRPFAMAGIYERWEPPEPETTQTGLGAFGGGSAGGERSEGDDDGVVETFAIVTTEPNDLVADLHHRMAVILDPDAGEEETWLGGDADEAAALLDPYPSDELAAHPVSTRVNSPSVDAPELIEPVAGD; via the coding sequence ATGTGCGGCCGCTACACCCTCTTCACCCCGACCGCCGACCTCGAAGCGCGGTTCGGCGCCGACTTCGGCGACCACGAACCCAGTTACAACTGCGCGCCCGGCCAGTCGCTCCCGGTGATCGCCGAGGAGGACCCGTCCGAAGCGACGCGGATGGAGTGGGGACTGACGCCCTCGTGGGCCGACGAGTCGTTCGATCTCATCAACGCCCGCGCCGAGACGGTCCGGGAGAAGCGGAGCTTCGCGGACGCCTTCGAGCGGCGGCGCTGCCTCGTCCCCGCCGACGGCTTCTACGAGTGGGTCGACGGCGAGCGGGGGTCGGGCAAGACCCCCTACCGCGTCGCCTTCGAGGACGACCGCCCGTTCGCGATGGCCGGCATCTACGAGCGGTGGGAGCCGCCCGAACCGGAGACGACGCAGACCGGCCTCGGCGCGTTCGGCGGCGGGAGCGCGGGCGGTGAGAGAAGCGAGGGGGACGACGACGGCGTCGTCGAGACGTTCGCGATCGTGACCACCGAGCCGAACGACCTCGTCGCGGACCTCCACCACCGGATGGCGGTGATACTCGACCCCGACGCCGGCGAGGAGGAGACGTGGCTCGGGGGCGACGCGGACGAGGCGGCCGCCCTGCTCGATCCCTACCCGAGCGACGAGCTGGCCGCGCACCCGGTGTCGACGCGGGTGAACTCGCCGAGCGTCGACGCGCCGGAGCTGATCGAGCCCGTCGCGGGGGACTGA
- a CDS encoding polymer-forming cytoskeletal protein, which yields MSLRGDGPIEELAIPSGTTVEEHDVVVDGDVLVGGQSTVELGVRGRNVAIGERVRVGDDIEAEGDCRLDTWCSVDGNVLVGEDAYLGERVTVTGRLMVSGDLDIGDDVTIEEGFEANGWIVIRNPVPTIVFYFIVLSQLLRVGETDAADELAEALADGDDVRDPLLVPRSAEISDDAWRVSTPATVGDDCRLHGNLRAASIRVGERNEVFGSLRAREDVTVGADTVIHGDVTTRGGTVTVESGARVLGDVSAGDLVVYDGAEIQGTLRARGEMKLIQETDGEADGANETDADDADEADTPDADEANTPDASETDAPDPDEADTDDVDGGADTNGDESETNDESAENEPSASGDVDGREAADDETADGDETAEIDEKADDETAEEAAPVTADAATAEDES from the coding sequence GTGTCGCTGCGAGGAGACGGTCCGATAGAGGAGCTCGCGATCCCCTCGGGGACGACCGTCGAGGAGCACGACGTCGTCGTCGACGGCGACGTGCTCGTGGGCGGCCAGTCGACCGTCGAGCTCGGCGTCCGCGGCCGCAACGTCGCGATCGGCGAGCGCGTGCGCGTCGGCGACGACATCGAGGCCGAGGGCGACTGCCGGCTCGACACCTGGTGTTCCGTCGACGGCAACGTGCTGGTCGGCGAGGACGCGTACCTCGGCGAGCGGGTGACTGTCACCGGCCGCCTGATGGTGTCCGGCGACCTCGACATCGGCGACGACGTGACGATCGAGGAGGGGTTCGAGGCCAACGGCTGGATCGTCATCCGGAACCCGGTGCCGACGATCGTCTTCTACTTCATCGTCCTCTCGCAGCTGCTGCGCGTCGGCGAGACAGACGCCGCCGACGAGCTGGCCGAGGCGCTCGCCGACGGCGACGACGTCCGGGATCCCCTGCTGGTCCCGCGGAGCGCCGAGATCTCCGACGACGCCTGGCGCGTGTCGACGCCTGCCACGGTCGGCGACGACTGCCGCCTCCACGGCAACCTCCGCGCGGCGTCGATCCGCGTCGGCGAGCGCAACGAGGTGTTCGGCTCGCTGCGCGCCCGCGAGGACGTCACCGTCGGCGCCGACACGGTCATCCACGGCGACGTGACGACCCGCGGCGGGACCGTGACCGTCGAGAGCGGCGCGCGCGTCCTCGGCGACGTCTCCGCGGGCGACCTCGTGGTGTACGACGGCGCGGAGATCCAGGGCACCCTCCGGGCCCGCGGCGAGATGAAACTGATCCAAGAGACGGACGGAGAGGCCGACGGCGCGAATGAGACCGACGCTGACGACGCGGACGAAGCGGACACTCCCGACGCGGACGAAGCGAACACTCCCGACGCGAGCGAGACCGACGCTCCCGACCCGGACGAGGCGGACACCGACGACGTCGACGGCGGCGCCGATACCAACGGCGACGAATCCGAGACAAACGACGAGTCGGCCGAGAACGAACCGTCGGCGTCCGGCGACGTAGATGGACGGGAGGCTGCCGACGACGAGACCGCCGACGGCGACGAAACCGCCGAAATTGACGAAAAGGCCGACGACGAGACCGCCGAGGAGGCCGCGCCGGTGACCGCCGACGCGGCGACAGCCGAAGACGAGTCCTGA
- a CDS encoding DsbA family protein, giving the protein MERTRRSLLAAGATVGVVGAAGCLGGGGGTDLDLSGVELDTGEYDCELTEPSDPNLDYRPTLGDPESDVVVQAFEDFTCGHCASYKLNHFPIIRDEYIEPGEIRYEHWDWPIPVDETWAVPVASAARGVGARNGDEAFFEFATAAYESQGSYSGEAIGAAAEAAGADPCAVLSDARYAAYGEATADDRSEGASMGVEGTPTIFVNGSPVEEGYGAQSIAAAIDAEL; this is encoded by the coding sequence ATGGAACGCACGCGGCGGTCCCTGCTCGCGGCGGGTGCGACGGTCGGCGTCGTCGGCGCGGCGGGGTGTCTCGGCGGTGGCGGCGGCACCGACCTCGACCTCAGCGGCGTCGAGCTCGACACGGGCGAGTACGACTGCGAGCTGACGGAGCCGTCGGACCCGAACCTCGACTACCGGCCGACCCTCGGCGACCCCGAGTCGGACGTGGTCGTTCAGGCGTTCGAGGACTTCACCTGCGGGCACTGCGCGAGCTACAAGCTCAACCACTTCCCGATCATCCGCGACGAGTACATCGAACCGGGCGAGATTCGGTACGAACACTGGGACTGGCCGATCCCGGTCGACGAGACGTGGGCGGTCCCCGTCGCGAGCGCGGCCCGCGGCGTCGGCGCGCGCAACGGCGACGAGGCGTTCTTCGAGTTCGCCACGGCCGCCTACGAGTCGCAGGGGAGCTACAGCGGCGAGGCGATCGGCGCCGCTGCGGAGGCCGCGGGCGCCGACCCCTGCGCGGTGCTGTCGGACGCGCGGTACGCGGCGTACGGAGAGGCGACCGCGGACGACAGGTCGGAGGGCGCGTCGATGGGCGTCGAGGGGACGCCGACGATCTTCGTGAACGGAAGCCCCGTCGAGGAGGGGTACGGCGCCCAGTCGATCGCGGCTGCGATAGACGCCGAGCTCTGA
- a CDS encoding DUF5779 family protein, producing MSDWDLDLRDAEEKMDEAFAAAGDVVLGVLDGTTDPEEWVRSVDYGNTLVLSIEGDLNELAAPFARDVKEMDGELMHFRGFLVVTPPGVSIEADRLSDSGGGDGRGDRGADRDDGASDADEEDTGADRSDTDAGQN from the coding sequence ATGAGCGACTGGGACCTCGACCTGCGGGACGCCGAGGAGAAGATGGACGAGGCGTTCGCGGCCGCCGGCGACGTCGTCCTCGGCGTGCTGGACGGCACGACGGACCCGGAAGAGTGGGTCCGCAGCGTCGACTACGGGAACACGCTGGTGCTGTCGATCGAGGGCGACCTCAACGAGCTCGCCGCCCCCTTCGCGCGGGACGTGAAGGAGATGGACGGCGAGCTGATGCACTTCCGCGGCTTCCTCGTCGTGACTCCGCCGGGCGTGAGCATCGAGGCCGACCGGCTGAGCGACTCCGGCGGCGGTGACGGCCGCGGCGACCGGGGCGCCGACCGGGACGACGGTGCCAGCGACGCAGACGAGGAGGACACCGGCGCGGACCGGAGCGACACGGATGCCGGCCAGAACTGA
- a CDS encoding glycerophosphodiester phosphodiesterase, whose product MTDRANRRGEDANAEADRTEPSDVTLIGHRGCAGQYPENTVAAVERASPRVDAVEVDVRRCASGELVVFHDAELDRLTDAAGRVADADWDELRELTVLDSGEPIPRLEEAFDAAPDGLLLNVELKESGIAVDAVDAARRAANDVLFSSFHPEALASLRDRDPSTDRALLVADGPPERAVEAATNLGCVAVHPPIDLATGPGFVDAAQEAGLAVNAWTARDRGDAERLLAAGVDGVIADRWDLLPGARETSRD is encoded by the coding sequence GTGACCGACCGCGCGAACAGACGAGGAGAAGACGCGAACGCCGAAGCCGACCGGACGGAGCCGTCCGACGTCACCCTGATCGGTCACCGCGGCTGCGCCGGGCAGTACCCGGAAAACACGGTCGCGGCCGTCGAGCGCGCGTCCCCGCGCGTCGACGCCGTCGAGGTCGACGTGCGCCGGTGCGCGAGCGGCGAACTCGTCGTCTTCCACGACGCGGAACTGGATCGGCTGACCGACGCCGCCGGGCGCGTCGCGGACGCCGACTGGGACGAGCTCCGCGAACTGACGGTCCTCGACTCCGGCGAGCCGATCCCGCGACTCGAAGAAGCGTTCGACGCCGCGCCCGACGGTCTACTCCTCAACGTCGAACTCAAGGAGTCGGGGATCGCGGTCGACGCGGTCGACGCCGCTCGACGGGCGGCAAACGACGTGCTGTTCTCGTCGTTTCATCCCGAGGCGCTGGCGTCGCTTCGGGACCGCGACCCGTCGACGGACCGCGCGCTGCTCGTCGCGGACGGACCGCCGGAGCGCGCGGTCGAAGCGGCGACGAACCTCGGGTGCGTCGCGGTCCATCCCCCGATCGACCTCGCGACCGGACCGGGGTTCGTCGACGCGGCGCAAGAGGCCGGGCTCGCGGTGAACGCGTGGACCGCGCGCGACCGCGGGGACGCGGAGCGGCTCCTCGCGGCCGGGGTCGACGGAGTGATCGCGGATCGGTGGGACCTGCTGCCGGGAGCGAGGGAAACGTCGCGAGATTAA
- a CDS encoding long-chain-fatty-acid--CoA ligase — translation MHKPLLTTDFLDRARRHYADEEAVLAVDGTRYTYAELGERADRFSAALQERGIEKGDRVAVLDPNTHYHLEAAYGAMQVGAVHAPLNYRLTPDDFSYMLSDAGVDAIYADAEYAENVEAVRDEVPTETFLTNDADAVEGDWESFDAALDDADPDAYERPEMDEDDVITINYTSGTTGDPKGVCRTHRAETLHAYLISIHQEITDDDVYLWTLPMFHVNGWGHIYAITGAGARHVCTRGVDVAEAFERIREENVSYFCAAPTVLNMLGDHHAEHGGETTGDNDVRVATAGAAPPEATIRTVEEEFGWDLKHVYGATETGPLITTSDAKRHFDADADDRFAVKKTQGIGYLGTDVRVVDEDGEDVAADGETIGEIVVRGNQVMDRYWNKPEATEEAFSERLEGYYHMGDLAVVDEDGFVSIQDRKKDIIISGGENISSIELEDTLFEHDAVSDAAVIPAPDERWGETPKAFVVPEGGDPDDAGATPEELKTFVRERVADYKTPGEVEFVEELPTTATGKIQKYELREREWDDEERMVGEG, via the coding sequence ATGCACAAGCCGCTGTTGACGACGGACTTTCTGGACCGGGCGCGGCGCCACTACGCCGACGAGGAGGCGGTCCTCGCGGTCGACGGGACGCGGTACACGTACGCGGAGCTCGGCGAGCGCGCCGACCGCTTCTCCGCCGCGCTTCAGGAGCGCGGGATCGAGAAGGGCGATCGGGTCGCGGTGCTGGACCCGAACACGCACTACCACTTGGAGGCCGCCTACGGCGCGATGCAGGTCGGCGCGGTCCACGCGCCGCTGAACTACCGGCTCACGCCGGACGACTTCTCGTACATGCTCTCGGACGCCGGCGTCGACGCCATCTACGCCGACGCGGAGTACGCGGAGAACGTCGAGGCGGTTCGCGACGAGGTGCCCACGGAGACGTTCCTCACGAACGACGCCGACGCGGTCGAGGGCGACTGGGAGTCGTTCGACGCCGCGCTCGACGACGCGGACCCCGACGCCTACGAGCGCCCGGAGATGGACGAGGACGACGTGATCACGATCAACTACACCTCGGGGACGACCGGCGACCCGAAGGGAGTCTGCCGGACCCACCGCGCCGAGACGCTCCACGCGTACCTCATCTCGATCCACCAGGAGATCACCGACGACGACGTGTACCTGTGGACGCTGCCGATGTTCCACGTCAACGGGTGGGGCCACATCTACGCGATCACCGGCGCGGGCGCGCGGCACGTCTGTACCCGCGGGGTCGACGTCGCGGAGGCGTTCGAGCGGATTCGCGAGGAGAACGTCTCGTACTTCTGTGCGGCCCCCACGGTGCTCAACATGCTCGGCGACCACCACGCCGAACACGGCGGCGAGACGACCGGCGACAACGACGTGCGGGTCGCCACCGCGGGCGCGGCGCCGCCGGAGGCGACGATCCGGACCGTCGAGGAGGAGTTCGGCTGGGACCTCAAACACGTGTACGGCGCGACCGAGACGGGCCCGCTGATCACCACCTCGGACGCGAAGCGCCACTTCGACGCCGACGCCGACGACCGCTTCGCGGTGAAGAAGACGCAGGGCATCGGCTACCTCGGCACCGACGTGCGCGTCGTCGACGAGGACGGCGAGGACGTGGCCGCCGACGGCGAGACGATCGGCGAGATCGTCGTCCGCGGGAACCAGGTGATGGACCGGTACTGGAACAAGCCCGAGGCTACCGAGGAGGCGTTCTCGGAGCGGCTGGAGGGGTACTACCACATGGGCGACCTGGCCGTCGTCGACGAGGACGGCTTCGTCTCGATCCAAGATCGGAAAAAGGACATCATCATCTCCGGCGGGGAGAACATCTCCTCGATCGAGTTGGAGGACACCCTCTTCGAACACGACGCGGTCTCCGACGCCGCCGTCATCCCGGCGCCCGACGAGCGCTGGGGCGAGACGCCGAAGGCGTTCGTCGTCCCCGAGGGCGGCGACCCCGACGACGCGGGCGCGACGCCCGAGGAGCTGAAGACGTTCGTCCGCGAGCGCGTCGCCGACTACAAGACGCCCGGCGAGGTGGAGTTCGTCGAGGAGCTCCCAACCACCGCGACCGGGAAGATACAGAAGTACGAGCTGCGCGAGCGCGAGTGGGACGACGAGGAGCGGATGGTCGGCGAGGGGTAG